One Desulfobulbus propionicus DSM 2032 DNA segment encodes these proteins:
- a CDS encoding zinc ribbon domain-containing protein translates to MKEEIFKLIKLQAIDSEIAGFDHAIAKHQAIIAGREQAIAEKQEAIAAFRGKIELLNQKQRETKSEHDDAGARVKDRQNKMMQVQTSREHQALLKEIEDNKKLVKETEDRLLQFIEQIEQLEQEVATLENLCAGEQQLLTEETENVDKEIKRIEQAKKSVVNQREVEAAELDGPYLKRYTMLLTKRDGLAVVPINDSVCQGCYMALPPQQVNEVRKADKLNLCPTCQRILYYKEPEEFAVDK, encoded by the coding sequence TTGAAAGAGGAAATATTCAAACTCATCAAGCTGCAGGCAATCGACAGTGAAATTGCCGGGTTCGACCACGCCATCGCCAAGCATCAGGCGATTATCGCCGGCCGCGAGCAGGCGATCGCCGAAAAACAAGAGGCGATCGCCGCCTTCCGGGGCAAGATCGAACTGCTCAACCAGAAACAGCGGGAAACCAAAAGCGAGCATGATGATGCCGGCGCCCGGGTCAAGGACCGGCAGAACAAGATGATGCAGGTGCAGACCAGCCGCGAGCACCAGGCCCTGCTCAAGGAAATCGAGGACAACAAGAAGCTGGTCAAGGAAACCGAGGATCGTCTGTTGCAGTTTATCGAGCAGATCGAGCAACTGGAGCAGGAGGTCGCCACCCTGGAAAACCTGTGCGCCGGCGAACAGCAGCTTTTGACGGAAGAAACTGAGAACGTCGACAAGGAGATCAAACGGATCGAGCAGGCAAAAAAATCCGTGGTCAACCAGCGGGAGGTCGAGGCCGCGGAGTTGGATGGCCCCTATCTCAAACGCTACACCATGCTGCTCACCAAGCGCGACGGCTTGGCGGTGGTGCCGATCAACGATAGCGTCTGCCAGGGATGCTACATGGCCCTGCCGCCCCAGCAGGTCAACGAGGTGCGCAAGGCCGACAAACTCAACCTCTGCCCGACCTGCCAGCGCATTCTCTATTACAAGGAACCCGAGGAATTCGCCGTTGACAAATGA
- a CDS encoding ribonuclease HI family protein has product MTNDAAVREAVLRRLADQLDDAELTRLFPGQLPASLRRIIAGGPGNEPSQAPAATGPPATAAVTARAQGCCRLFTDGASRGNPGQAGAGAVLLDNGNEELAAKSVYLGVCTNNVAEYKALLIGLDEALRHGCTDVAVFLDSELIVRQIQGRYKVKNEALLPLFQQVQERLDRFAAWSITHVPRSQNARADQLANRGIDQHGG; this is encoded by the coding sequence TTGACAAATGACGCGGCGGTCCGGGAAGCGGTTCTGCGGCGGCTGGCGGATCAGCTCGACGATGCGGAGTTGACGCGCCTCTTTCCTGGCCAGCTCCCCGCCTCTCTGCGCCGGATCATTGCCGGCGGGCCGGGGAATGAACCTTCCCAGGCACCAGCGGCCACCGGGCCTCCCGCCACCGCAGCTGTGACCGCTCGTGCGCAAGGGTGTTGCCGGCTGTTCACCGATGGCGCTTCCCGGGGCAACCCCGGCCAGGCTGGTGCCGGGGCGGTGCTGCTCGATAACGGCAACGAGGAGCTGGCGGCCAAATCGGTCTATCTGGGCGTCTGCACGAACAATGTCGCCGAATACAAGGCCTTGCTCATCGGACTGGACGAGGCCCTGCGGCATGGCTGTACCGACGTGGCGGTGTTTCTCGATTCGGAACTGATCGTTCGCCAGATCCAGGGGCGATACAAGGTCAAAAACGAGGCGTTGCTCCCCCTGTTCCAGCAGGTTCAGGAACGGCTCGACCGGTTCGCTGCCTGGTCCATCACCCATGTGCCCCGGTCGCAAAACGCCCGCGCCGACCAGTTGGCCAACAGGGGGATTGATCAACACGGCGGTTGA
- the ispD gene encoding 2-C-methyl-D-erythritol 4-phosphate cytidylyltransferase gives MDNNTLQPPCAGVIIPAGGIGARFGASHPKQFLDLAGTPMLVRTCRAFLEVTAIRWLVVAAPSAYLDQTIELLHTHLTPGQTDRLRVTVGGATRQDSVRAGLNALPPEIELVLVHDAARPLVDRATILRCLRGAAEQGAVIAAVPVKDTLKNVADSGVIRHTVDRSGLWQAQTPQAARRSLLQRAFAWGEQQGFVGTDEASLLEAAGIPVRVVEGSERNFKITRPEDLRLAAALVQEERSMKIGHGFDAHRLVPGRKLILGGVTIDYALGLDGHSDADVVAHALTDALLGALGAGDIGRHFPDSDPRYKGIDSLLLLAQVQHLAESRGYALSNADITIVCQQPKLAPHLAGMQINLARCCKVAPAAINIKATTTEKMGYTGRGEGIAAHAVVLVRSEHGCE, from the coding sequence GTGGACAACAACACCCTGCAGCCGCCCTGTGCCGGGGTCATCATTCCGGCCGGGGGGATCGGCGCCCGCTTCGGCGCTTCCCATCCCAAACAGTTCCTCGACCTGGCCGGGACGCCGATGCTGGTGCGCACCTGCCGGGCCTTCCTTGAGGTCACCGCCATCCGCTGGCTGGTGGTGGCCGCTCCCAGCGCCTACCTGGATCAAACCATCGAGCTGCTCCACACCCACTTGACGCCCGGACAGACCGATCGCCTGCGGGTGACCGTCGGCGGCGCCACCCGCCAGGATTCGGTACGCGCCGGGTTGAACGCCCTGCCGCCGGAGATCGAGCTGGTCCTGGTCCATGACGCGGCCCGCCCCTTGGTCGACCGGGCCACCATTCTCCGCTGCCTGCGCGGGGCTGCCGAACAGGGCGCGGTGATCGCCGCGGTGCCGGTCAAGGATACGCTCAAAAACGTGGCCGATTCGGGCGTCATCCGCCACACCGTTGACCGCTCCGGCCTCTGGCAGGCCCAGACGCCGCAGGCGGCGCGCAGGTCGCTGTTGCAACGGGCCTTTGCCTGGGGCGAGCAGCAGGGCTTTGTCGGCACCGACGAGGCCTCGCTGCTGGAGGCCGCCGGTATCCCGGTACGGGTGGTGGAAGGCAGCGAACGCAATTTCAAAATTACCCGCCCAGAAGACCTGCGGTTGGCCGCCGCCCTGGTGCAGGAGGAACGGAGCATGAAGATAGGTCACGGTTTCGATGCCCATCGCCTGGTCCCTGGCCGCAAGCTGATCCTCGGTGGAGTGACCATCGACTATGCCCTGGGCCTGGACGGCCATTCCGACGCCGATGTCGTGGCCCACGCCCTGACCGATGCCCTGCTTGGCGCCCTGGGCGCCGGCGACATCGGCCGTCATTTTCCGGACTCCGATCCCCGGTACAAGGGAATCGACAGCCTGCTGTTGCTCGCCCAGGTGCAGCACCTGGCGGAAAGCCGGGGATACGCGCTGAGCAACGCCGACATTACCATTGTCTGCCAGCAGCCCAAGCTGGCGCCGCACCTGGCCGGAATGCAGATCAATCTGGCCCGCTGCTGCAAGGTCGCACCCGCGGCCATCAATATCAAGGCAACCACTACCGAAAAAATGGGATACACCGGACGAGGCGAGGGCATTGCCGCCCATGCCGTCGTCCTTGTGAGGTCTGAGCATGGATGTGAATAG
- a CDS encoding M20/M25/M40 family metallo-hydrolase, protein MDVNRERLAANFIELCEIDSPSRREGRISRRLQELFRDMGATEIIEDDSSAQTGSECGNLIIRFDGTLPLTPIFFSCHMDTVQPAEGVRVKRSGDLFTSAGDTILGSDDKSGIAACIEALRLMRENGTAHRPVELVITTCEEIGLIGAKALDPALVRAKEGYALDSSGFARVVTHAPALNRVYITINGVAAHAGLHPEWGVNAMILAGQALAKVRSGRIDEETTVNFGTISGGTACNIVPERVMIEAEVRSHSLDKLERVTEEIREIFNAAIAAWSDPTGSAKGVPSVNIEVRQDFSVMGLSPDNPVLRRVEAAARSIGMELSYEKAGGGSDANIFNGHGLATAIIATGMTNVHSTSEQVELQDMVDLTRLLIALLTEPSC, encoded by the coding sequence ATGGATGTGAATAGAGAACGACTGGCCGCCAACTTCATTGAACTGTGCGAAATCGACAGCCCATCGCGCCGGGAAGGACGCATCTCTCGGCGTTTGCAGGAACTTTTTCGCGACATGGGGGCAACAGAGATCATCGAGGACGATTCCAGCGCCCAAACCGGTTCGGAATGCGGCAACCTGATCATCCGCTTCGACGGCACCTTGCCGCTGACGCCAATCTTCTTTTCCTGCCACATGGACACGGTACAACCCGCCGAGGGGGTGCGGGTCAAACGCAGCGGCGACCTGTTCACCAGCGCCGGCGACACCATTCTCGGCAGCGACGACAAATCCGGGATCGCGGCCTGCATCGAAGCCCTGCGACTGATGCGGGAAAACGGCACTGCCCACCGCCCGGTGGAACTGGTGATCACCACCTGCGAGGAGATCGGCCTGATCGGCGCCAAGGCCCTCGACCCGGCGCTGGTACGGGCCAAGGAAGGCTATGCCCTTGACTCCAGCGGCTTTGCCCGCGTTGTTACCCATGCCCCGGCCCTCAACCGGGTGTACATCACCATCAACGGCGTGGCGGCCCATGCCGGCCTCCATCCGGAATGGGGCGTCAATGCCATGATCCTCGCCGGTCAAGCGTTGGCCAAGGTGCGCAGCGGCCGCATCGACGAGGAAACCACGGTCAACTTCGGCACCATCAGCGGCGGCACGGCCTGCAATATCGTCCCGGAACGGGTGATGATCGAGGCCGAGGTGCGCAGCCATTCGCTGGACAAGCTGGAGCGGGTGACGGAGGAAATCCGCGAGATTTTCAATGCCGCCATCGCCGCCTGGTCCGACCCGACCGGTTCGGCCAAGGGCGTGCCTTCGGTCAACATCGAGGTGCGCCAGGATTTTTCCGTGATGGGGCTGAGCCCGGACAATCCGGTGCTACGGCGGGTGGAGGCGGCCGCGCGATCAATCGGCATGGAATTGAGTTACGAGAAGGCGGGCGGCGGCAGCGATGCCAATATCTTCAACGGCCATGGGCTGGCCACGGCGATCATCGCCACCGGCATGACCAACGTCCATTCCACCAGCGAACAGGTGGAACTGCAGGACATGGTCGACCTGACCCGGCTGCTGATCGCCCTGTTGACCGAGCCGTCCTGCTAA
- the selD gene encoding selenide, water dikinase SelD: protein MTTLPIKLTATVKAAGUAAKLGPGDLGRILCGLDLPHDPNLLVGTQTCDDAGVYRLDDTTALIQTVDFFTPIVDDPYDFGRIAAANALSDVYAMGGRPLLCMNILACPVKTMEQEVFRRVVEGGLDKIREAGALLVGGHSIEDAELKYGLAVTGLVHPQRVLQNSGARPGDVLLLTKPLGTGILSTAIKGGLAGTALEQQLVELLATLNRLPMELLNRDENLRAGVHGCTDITGFGLFGHLHEMAEASKVSLHVDQAQLPILAEARGFADMGIIPEGAYRNREFYRQWVRSALPAMDSLEMIGYDPQTSGGLLLSLNRATAEQLLERLGREGYAPACGIIGEVRATDPGLVSIR, encoded by the coding sequence ATGACTACCCTACCGATCAAACTGACCGCCACCGTCAAGGCTGCGGGCTGAGCCGCCAAGCTGGGCCCGGGGGACCTGGGCCGGATACTGTGCGGACTCGACCTGCCACACGACCCCAACCTGCTGGTGGGCACGCAGACCTGCGACGACGCCGGGGTGTACCGCCTTGATGACACCACCGCCCTGATCCAGACTGTGGATTTTTTCACTCCCATTGTCGACGATCCCTACGATTTCGGCCGGATCGCCGCCGCCAACGCCCTGTCCGATGTCTACGCCATGGGCGGCCGGCCGCTGTTGTGCATGAACATTCTCGCCTGTCCGGTCAAAACCATGGAGCAGGAGGTGTTCCGCCGGGTGGTGGAAGGGGGGCTGGACAAGATCCGCGAGGCCGGCGCCCTCTTGGTGGGCGGCCACTCGATCGAGGATGCGGAGTTGAAGTACGGTCTGGCGGTGACCGGCCTGGTCCATCCGCAGCGGGTGCTGCAAAACAGCGGCGCACGCCCGGGCGACGTGTTGCTGCTCACCAAACCGCTGGGCACCGGCATCCTCTCGACCGCGATCAAGGGTGGATTGGCGGGAACTGCGCTGGAACAACAGCTGGTGGAACTGCTGGCCACCCTCAACCGGCTGCCGATGGAACTCCTCAACAGGGATGAGAACTTGCGGGCCGGGGTCCACGGTTGTACGGACATCACCGGGTTCGGCCTCTTTGGCCACCTCCACGAGATGGCCGAGGCCTCGAAGGTTTCCCTTCATGTTGACCAAGCCCAACTGCCGATCCTGGCCGAGGCGCGCGGATTTGCCGACATGGGCATTATCCCCGAAGGCGCCTACCGGAACCGGGAATTTTACCGGCAGTGGGTCCGCTCGGCGCTGCCGGCGATGGACAGCCTGGAGATGATCGGCTACGATCCGCAGACCTCGGGCGGCCTGTTGCTGTCGCTCAATCGGGCAACCGCCGAACAGTTGCTGGAGCGGCTCGGCCGGGAAGGGTATGCGCCGGCCTGCGGGATTATCGGCGAGGTTCGGGCAACCGATCCGGGGCTGGTGTCCATCCGCTGA
- the purF gene encoding amidophosphoribosyltransferase — MNTNGPHQDLSTKPRHECGICGVFGHQDAAKLVYFGLYALQHRGQESAGIVAGDGKKVVLHKDMGLVADVFSERTLQRLSGHLATGHVRYSTTGESNIINTQPFMATHKGLALSVAHNGNLVNSIALRRHLEQQGSIFQTTMDSEIVIHLMARHIDRGLQEAIKTTFSCIQGAYSLLLMTPDTMIAVRDPNGFRPLCLGVLDNGAHVVASETCALDLIEAEYIRDVEPGEALIINDKGLTSLFPWAPAQKSYCIFEHVYFARPDSDVFGFNVYAARKRMGEILAREARIEADFVMPFPDSGNYAAIGYSNASGIPLEMGMIRNHYVGRTFIQPTQSMRDFSVRVKLNPVRSLLTGKRVIIVEDSIVRGTTGRSRVQSLRRAGAAEVHMVVSCPPTRHACYYGIDFPSSSQLVAAGNTVEGIRDYLGLDSLHYLSPEGLVEATGLSRDHFCLACFTGEYPIEPDKTFTKEAFSGCGC; from the coding sequence ATGAACACAAACGGACCACATCAGGATCTCTCGACAAAACCCCGGCATGAATGCGGTATCTGCGGGGTTTTCGGTCACCAGGATGCCGCCAAACTCGTCTATTTCGGCCTGTATGCCCTGCAGCACCGAGGCCAGGAGAGCGCGGGCATCGTTGCCGGCGACGGCAAGAAGGTCGTGCTGCACAAGGACATGGGCCTGGTGGCCGACGTCTTCAGCGAGCGCACCCTACAGCGCCTCTCCGGTCATCTGGCCACCGGCCACGTCCGTTATTCCACCACCGGCGAATCGAACATCATCAACACCCAGCCGTTCATGGCCACCCACAAGGGGCTCGCGCTCAGCGTCGCCCACAACGGCAATCTGGTCAATTCCATTGCCCTCCGCCGCCACCTGGAACAACAGGGATCGATCTTCCAGACCACCATGGACAGCGAGATCGTCATCCACCTGATGGCCCGTCACATCGACCGCGGCTTGCAGGAGGCGATCAAAACCACTTTTTCCTGCATCCAGGGCGCCTATTCGCTGCTGCTCATGACCCCGGACACCATGATCGCGGTCCGCGACCCCAACGGCTTCCGGCCGCTCTGTTTGGGAGTGCTCGACAACGGCGCCCATGTGGTCGCCTCCGAGACCTGCGCCCTGGACCTGATCGAGGCCGAGTACATCCGCGACGTCGAGCCCGGCGAAGCGCTGATCATCAACGACAAGGGCCTGACCTCGCTCTTTCCCTGGGCGCCGGCGCAAAAGAGCTACTGCATCTTCGAACACGTCTACTTCGCCCGGCCCGACAGCGACGTTTTCGGCTTCAATGTCTACGCGGCCCGCAAACGGATGGGCGAAATCCTCGCCCGGGAAGCGCGCATCGAGGCCGACTTCGTCATGCCCTTTCCCGATTCGGGGAACTACGCGGCCATCGGCTATTCCAACGCCTCGGGCATCCCGCTGGAGATGGGCATGATCCGCAACCACTACGTCGGCCGGACCTTTATCCAGCCGACCCAGTCGATGCGCGACTTCTCCGTCCGGGTCAAACTCAATCCGGTTCGTTCGCTGCTCACCGGCAAGCGGGTGATTATCGTCGAGGACTCCATCGTCCGCGGCACCACCGGCCGCAGCCGGGTGCAGTCCCTGCGCCGCGCTGGCGCCGCCGAAGTGCACATGGTGGTCAGCTGCCCCCCCACCCGGCACGCCTGCTACTACGGCATCGACTTCCCGTCGAGTTCGCAGCTGGTGGCCGCTGGCAACACGGTCGAGGGCATCCGCGACTACCTGGGGCTCGACTCGCTCCACTACCTCAGTCCCGAGGGGCTGGTGGAGGCCACCGGCCTGAGCCGCGACCACTTCTGCCTGGCCTGTTTCACCGGCGAATACCCGATCGAGCCGGACAAGACCTTTACCAAAGAGGCCTTTTCCGGCTGCGGTTGCTGA
- a CDS encoding ferredoxin, which translates to MPALAIDSYRCNGCGSCCEMCPEVFGLTPLTSRAQLLNPDQEVTEDVRRAAAFCPKKCILVSGEDIDA; encoded by the coding sequence ATGCCTGCGCTCGCCATCGACAGTTATCGTTGTAACGGCTGCGGCAGCTGCTGCGAGATGTGTCCCGAGGTGTTCGGACTTACCCCGCTCACCAGCAGGGCTCAACTGCTCAACCCCGATCAGGAAGTAACCGAGGACGTTCGTCGGGCTGCGGCCTTTTGTCCGAAGAAGTGTATCCTCGTCAGCGGGGAGGATATCGACGCCTGA
- a CDS encoding cytochrome ubiquinol oxidase subunit I, translated as MNYPVWQLDAFGGGLWIILIAVFHVYIAHFAVGGGLFLVLAERKAEREHNPAILEYVRRHARFFLVLTMVAGSITGVGIWFIIALLNPAATSILIHTFVFAWASEWVFFLLEIVSLFLYAYTFGRLHPSRHRVLGWIYFGSAWMSLFLINGIIGFMLTPGDWPQTGSFWSGFFNPSFWPSLFFRTFLALIIAGLFGLLTATWIKDANLRTTMVRFCARWLLVPFVLFATSAFWYRAALPPELEETMFTRMPSMRPFIDGFLLGSPLLVLGGLLLILRLPVGLSKVLAVGLLLVGQLYIGCFEFIREGGRRPDIIRGVMYSTSIQHKDIARLQRDGLLQTAKWVRHRKITADNKLAAGRELYNLLCLSCHSIGGPVRDIKPLAAPFTPSGLEAMISGMDLFSPSMPPFAGTAEERAALAAFIAHGLNGRSDPASPTLPEKKVTPPPFYPEQSPFVLLAWSTLGMRYVGEVSGLLSLLPPGNGLRAQLIRRGETPEIVNQGVTLTYRVDKTQDGVAQRDDLTGEMVIEEDVFVADDLRLLPTERPDFDPYPVVTIEARDENDTLLATTEMVAPVSTEIGCSNCHGGQPGNRAGLTRMTALNILQAHDRLSHTQLLAATRDGQAVRCQNCHGDPLVEAGGDPARLNLSAAIHGFHAPYLRGKGAEACALCHPSSPTGATRSLRDIHAALGMDCTNCHGSIEDLALGLLQQERKRGTTRAVALMSHLAPRSVADREQVAPRVPWSNQPDCLHCHVEYQAPASDTLANTWTKDEQALYRNRTDDSGRLFCAACHSSPHAVYPAVNAHGPGLDVLQPLQYQRNRLPLGANRHCAVCHTVAMEDEMHHPNSLRDFRNE; from the coding sequence ATGAACTATCCGGTCTGGCAGCTCGATGCTTTCGGCGGCGGCCTGTGGATCATCCTCATTGCCGTGTTCCATGTCTACATCGCCCACTTCGCCGTGGGCGGCGGCCTGTTCCTGGTGCTGGCCGAGCGCAAGGCCGAGCGGGAACACAACCCGGCGATCCTCGAGTATGTTCGCCGGCATGCGCGTTTCTTTCTCGTACTCACCATGGTGGCCGGCTCGATCACCGGGGTGGGCATCTGGTTCATCATCGCCCTGCTCAACCCAGCAGCCACCTCGATCCTCATCCACACCTTTGTCTTTGCCTGGGCCTCGGAATGGGTGTTCTTCCTGCTGGAAATCGTCTCCCTGTTCCTCTATGCCTATACCTTCGGACGGCTGCACCCCTCCCGCCATCGGGTGCTCGGCTGGATCTATTTCGGCTCAGCCTGGATGTCGCTGTTCCTGATCAACGGCATCATCGGCTTCATGCTCACGCCCGGAGACTGGCCGCAAACCGGCAGTTTCTGGTCCGGATTCTTCAACCCGAGCTTCTGGCCCTCGCTCTTCTTCCGCACCTTTTTGGCCCTGATCATCGCCGGCCTGTTCGGCCTGCTGACCGCCACCTGGATCAAGGACGCCAACCTGCGCACCACCATGGTTCGTTTCTGCGCCCGCTGGCTGCTGGTTCCCTTCGTGCTCTTTGCCACCTCCGCCTTCTGGTATCGGGCCGCCCTGCCGCCCGAACTAGAGGAAACGATGTTTACCCGCATGCCGTCGATGCGCCCCTTCATCGACGGCTTTCTCCTCGGCTCGCCGCTGCTGGTGCTCGGCGGCCTACTGCTGATCCTCCGCCTGCCCGTCGGGCTGAGCAAGGTACTGGCCGTGGGGTTGTTGCTGGTCGGCCAGCTCTACATCGGCTGCTTCGAATTCATCCGTGAGGGCGGCCGCCGACCGGACATCATTCGTGGGGTCATGTATTCAACCTCCATCCAGCACAAGGACATCGCCCGCCTGCAGCGGGACGGCCTGCTGCAAACAGCCAAATGGGTGCGCCACCGAAAAATCACCGCCGACAACAAACTGGCTGCCGGCCGGGAGCTGTACAACCTGCTCTGCCTCTCCTGCCATAGCATCGGCGGACCGGTGCGGGACATCAAACCGCTGGCCGCGCCGTTCACCCCGAGCGGCTTGGAGGCCATGATCAGCGGCATGGATCTATTCTCCCCTTCCATGCCGCCCTTTGCCGGCACCGCCGAGGAACGGGCCGCCCTCGCCGCCTTCATCGCCCATGGGCTCAACGGCCGCAGCGACCCCGCCTCGCCAACCCTGCCGGAAAAAAAGGTGACGCCGCCTCCTTTCTATCCCGAGCAGAGCCCATTTGTGCTGCTCGCCTGGAGCACCTTGGGCATGCGCTATGTCGGCGAAGTCAGCGGCCTGCTGTCACTGCTGCCCCCAGGCAACGGCCTGCGGGCCCAGCTGATTCGGCGCGGCGAAACGCCGGAAATCGTCAACCAAGGCGTCACCCTCACCTACCGGGTGGACAAAACACAGGACGGCGTAGCCCAACGAGATGACTTGACCGGAGAAATGGTCATCGAGGAGGATGTATTCGTGGCCGATGACCTTCGACTGCTGCCCACCGAGCGACCGGATTTCGACCCCTACCCGGTGGTCACCATCGAGGCGCGGGACGAAAACGACACCCTGTTGGCCACCACTGAGATGGTGGCGCCGGTGTCCACCGAAATCGGCTGCAGTAACTGCCACGGCGGCCAACCCGGCAATCGCGCCGGCCTCACCCGAATGACCGCCCTCAACATCCTCCAGGCTCACGACCGGTTGAGCCACACCCAGTTGCTGGCCGCCACCAGGGACGGCCAAGCGGTCCGCTGTCAGAACTGCCACGGCGATCCCCTGGTCGAGGCCGGGGGCGATCCTGCCCGGCTCAACCTCTCCGCCGCCATCCACGGGTTCCACGCCCCTTACCTCAGGGGCAAAGGCGCGGAAGCCTGCGCCCTCTGCCATCCCTCCTCGCCCACCGGCGCCACCAGGAGTTTGCGCGACATCCATGCCGCCCTGGGCATGGATTGCACCAACTGCCATGGCTCCATCGAGGATCTTGCCCTGGGGCTGCTACAACAGGAACGAAAGAGAGGCACGACGCGGGCCGTCGCCCTCATGTCCCACCTCGCGCCACGATCCGTGGCGGATAGGGAGCAGGTCGCCCCGCGCGTCCCCTGGAGCAACCAGCCCGATTGTTTGCACTGCCATGTCGAGTACCAGGCTCCGGCAAGCGATACCCTGGCCAACACCTGGACCAAGGACGAACAGGCGCTGTACCGCAACCGCACCGACGACAGCGGCCGCCTGTTCTGCGCCGCCTGCCACTCCAGTCCGCATGCGGTCTATCCGGCCGTCAATGCCCACGGCCCCGGGCTGGATGTCCTCCAGCCGTTGCAGTACCAGCGCAACCGGTTACCCCTGGGAGCAAATCGCCACTGCGCGGTCTGCCACACCGTGGCCATGGAGGACGAAATGCACCACCCCAACAGCCTGCGTGATTTTCGCAATGAATAG
- a CDS encoding methyltransferase family protein, which translates to MLLLIILWVGWCAVHSLLITATVRRWVEHRGGLWLGLYRIGYVVAALGTLLPLLWYTAHLPQHPFGPVPLWLRGVQGLLFLYALVLFGGGLRVYDLQTFLGLAQWRAYRAGQASPPPTFQARGILRVVRHPWYSGGFALLWALPELTDVTLVSRAILSVYLVIGALLEERKMRALLGEPYRAYCRNVPMFIPWKFGR; encoded by the coding sequence ATGTTGCTGCTGATCATTTTGTGGGTGGGATGGTGCGCGGTGCACAGCCTGCTGATCACCGCCACGGTCAGGCGGTGGGTTGAACACAGGGGCGGCCTTTGGCTAGGGCTGTACCGGATCGGCTATGTGGTTGCCGCCCTCGGCACCCTGCTGCCGCTGTTGTGGTACACGGCCCATCTGCCGCAGCATCCCTTCGGTCCAGTGCCCCTGTGGCTGCGGGGTGTGCAAGGACTGCTGTTCCTTTATGCCTTGGTCCTGTTCGGCGGTGGCCTGCGGGTCTACGACCTGCAAACCTTCCTCGGCCTCGCCCAATGGCGCGCGTACCGGGCAGGGCAGGCCAGTCCGCCGCCGACCTTCCAGGCACGCGGCATCCTCCGCGTTGTCCGCCACCCCTGGTACAGCGGCGGTTTCGCCCTGCTCTGGGCCCTGCCGGAACTGACCGATGTCACCCTGGTCAGCCGCGCCATCCTCTCTGTCTATCTCGTCATTGGCGCGTTGCTGGAGGAACGCAAAATGCGGGCACTCCTCGGCGAGCCTTACCGCGCCTATTGCCGGAACGTGCCGATGTTCATCCCCTGGAAGTTCGGCCGCTGA